One Candidatus Omnitrophota bacterium genomic window carries:
- the dprA gene encoding DNA-processing protein DprA, giving the protein MNRGPVPGMSRVCYDIMALSMAPGIGPVAISRILEELKDPGEIFSLGDARMRYVLGPRSAAEPDDIRKARENTVFLKELDRMEGSGIKALCVKDAEYPGPLSNIYDAPPVLYYKGEILEADDNSVAIVGSRNCTIYGMQMAEKLARGLSEAGITVISGMAKGIDTAAHMGALRAGGRTIAVMGTGFGSLYPSGSEAVVDKISAMGAVVTEYVSDAPVRRGNFPRRNRMISGMAKGVVVVEAAARSGALITASLALEEGREVFAVPGRADSPCSVGTNSLIRNGAKLVSDVGDVIEEIWPGLPSGKCFRPVPVDRAVGPCVSSACGGSIMKALSGKGSVHVDDIAAGSGVRVQDLSETLLRMEMEGLVEQLPGRFFRVCTGTL; this is encoded by the coding sequence GTGAATCGCGGACCTGTCCCCGGCATGAGCCGGGTATGCTACGATATCATGGCGCTTTCCATGGCTCCCGGGATCGGCCCTGTCGCGATCTCACGTATACTGGAAGAACTTAAAGACCCGGGAGAGATATTTTCGCTCGGGGACGCGCGTATGCGTTACGTCCTGGGACCACGCTCCGCGGCCGAGCCCGATGACATCCGAAAGGCCCGTGAGAACACGGTTTTTCTTAAAGAACTCGATCGCATGGAGGGTTCAGGGATAAAGGCCCTGTGCGTAAAGGATGCCGAATATCCCGGGCCGCTCAGTAATATCTATGACGCGCCACCTGTGTTGTACTATAAAGGGGAGATACTGGAAGCTGACGATAATTCCGTGGCGATAGTCGGTTCGCGGAATTGCACGATATATGGCATGCAGATGGCCGAAAAGCTCGCCCGCGGGCTTTCGGAGGCAGGCATAACTGTCATAAGCGGTATGGCTAAAGGCATAGATACCGCCGCTCATATGGGCGCGTTAAGGGCTGGGGGAAGGACCATCGCGGTGATGGGGACGGGTTTCGGTTCTTTGTACCCTTCCGGCAGCGAGGCCGTGGTGGATAAAATATCCGCCATGGGCGCGGTGGTCACGGAATACGTGTCGGACGCCCCTGTTCGTAGGGGGAACTTTCCACGCCGGAACAGGATGATAAGCGGGATGGCAAAGGGAGTGGTCGTGGTCGAGGCCGCCGCCAGGAGCGGGGCTTTGATAACAGCTTCACTGGCGCTTGAGGAAGGAAGAGAGGTGTTCGCTGTGCCGGGAAGGGCGGATTCACCCTGTAGTGTCGGGACCAACTCCCTTATCAGGAACGGGGCGAAGCTCGTATCTGACGTGGGCGATGTAATAGAGGAAATATGGCCCGGCCTTCCCTCCGGGAAATGCTTCCGGCCGGTCCCGGTGGATAGAGCTGTCGGACCTTGCGTATCGAGCGCATGTGGAGGGTCTATTATGAAAGCGCTTTCCGGCAAGGGGAGCGTGCACGTGGATGATATAGCCGCGGGCTCTGGTGTGCGGGTCCAGGACCTTTCGGAAACACTTTTGAGAATGGAGATGGAAGGCCTTGTAGAGCAACTGCCAGGCAGGTTCTTCAGGGTTTGTACGGGAACGTTATAA
- a CDS encoding shikimate kinase — protein sequence MKKNVVFVGFMGTGKTALAKKLAHITGMRYVSIDDLIVSSEGRPITDIFRDEGEPYFRRLEKDIVSDVMEKSGQVVDTGGGVVLDEDNMRVLKDGGVVLCLWADADTIYERTKKHGHRPLLNVPDPVARIKELLDARRPFYEKADIHINTDDRSVDDILEEVKDSLDARMEDAG from the coding sequence ATGAAAAAGAACGTGGTCTTTGTCGGGTTCATGGGCACAGGGAAGACAGCCCTGGCGAAAAAACTGGCGCATATTACCGGTATGCGTTATGTCAGCATTGACGATCTTATTGTTTCCAGCGAAGGACGCCCCATAACGGATATATTCCGTGATGAAGGTGAACCGTATTTCCGCCGCCTGGAAAAGGACATAGTAAGCGATGTGATGGAAAAGAGCGGACAGGTCGTGGACACCGGCGGGGGTGTCGTGCTGGACGAGGATAATATGCGCGTATTGAAAGATGGCGGCGTGGTCCTTTGCCTGTGGGCGGACGCGGATACGATATACGAACGCACGAAAAAGCACGGGCACCGGCCCCTTCTCAATGTCCCTGATCCCGTGGCGAGGATAAAGGAACTTCTCGATGCCCGAAGGCCTTTTTACGAAAAGGCCGATATACATATAAATACGGATGACAGGAGCGTTGACGATATACTGGAAGAGGTAAAGGATTCGCTGGACGCGAGAATGGAGGACGCAGGGTGA
- the aroC gene encoding chorismate synthase, with protein MLRYITAGESHGKGLVAIMDGMPSGLRLDGEADTFIRNEMRKRMHGYGRGGRMKIEDDGSRIEILSGTRRGLTIGSPISMIILNQDHKIEELADVLTPRPGHADMAGIQKYSLKDARSVLERASARETAMRVAVGAVSKLFLREFGIEILSHVTSIGGVMAVTEGLGFGDIRERTDPAVSVLRCADVSAEKKMCALIDACKEAGDTLGGTFDVLATGVPPGLGSYAEWDRRLDGAIARAMIAIPAVKAVSIGKGVENVLRKGSEVHDPISYDNSSGKFVRMTNNAGGIEGGMSNGEMVVVTGFMKPIATLSSPLDTMDIYSKKKAKASTERSDVCAVSACGVVGEAVIAFELAAAIMDKFGGDSMEEVLRNYKAYIEGIKNI; from the coding sequence ATGCTCAGATATATTACCGCCGGGGAATCCCATGGTAAAGGCCTGGTAGCCATAATGGACGGTATGCCGTCGGGCTTGAGGCTGGACGGTGAGGCCGATACGTTCATACGCAATGAGATGAGAAAGCGGATGCATGGATATGGTCGCGGCGGACGGATGAAAATAGAGGATGACGGTTCCCGGATCGAGATACTATCGGGCACGAGGAGAGGTCTTACCATAGGTAGCCCCATAAGCATGATCATCCTTAACCAGGACCATAAGATAGAGGAGCTTGCTGATGTGCTCACCCCGCGTCCGGGGCACGCGGACATGGCCGGTATACAGAAATATTCGCTCAAAGACGCCAGGTCCGTGCTTGAAAGGGCCAGCGCGAGGGAAACAGCCATGCGCGTCGCGGTAGGAGCGGTGTCCAAACTGTTCCTCAGGGAATTCGGGATAGAGATACTAAGCCACGTTACATCCATTGGGGGGGTAATGGCCGTGACGGAAGGCCTGGGTTTCGGGGATATACGCGAGAGGACGGACCCGGCTGTATCCGTGTTAAGGTGTGCCGATGTGTCCGCGGAAAAGAAGATGTGCGCTTTGATCGATGCATGCAAAGAGGCGGGAGATACACTTGGCGGCACTTTTGATGTGCTGGCCACCGGGGTCCCTCCGGGACTAGGGTCCTACGCCGAGTGGGACAGGAGGCTGGATGGCGCTATCGCCAGGGCCATGATCGCCATACCCGCGGTAAAAGCCGTTTCCATCGGAAAAGGCGTGGAGAATGTCTTGAGGAAAGGTTCAGAGGTGCATGACCCGATAAGTTATGATAATTCTTCCGGAAAATTCGTGCGTATGACCAATAACGCCGGAGGTATCGAAGGCGGGATGTCCAACGGAGAAATGGTGGTCGTCACAGGGTTCATGAAACCCATAGCCACATTGTCCTCCCCGCTCGATACCATGGATATTTACAGCAAGAAGAAAGCCAAGGCGTCGACCGAGAGGTCGGATGTATGCGCCGTGTCCGCGTGCGGTGTCGTCGGAGAGGCGGTCATAGCGTTTGAACTTGCGGCGGCTATCATGGATAAATTCGGCGGGGATTCCATGGAAGAGGTCCTCCGGAATTATAAAGCGTATATCGAGGGCATAAAGAACATCTGA
- a CDS encoding prepilin peptidase: MEYPAVFLFGLILGSFLNVCIYRIPLNRSIVWPPSACPFCEEKIKWYDNIPVLSYLALGRKCRGCGHPISPRYAIVELLTAFTGMGLLSIFSLTPEFFVYWIFSAMLIIVVFVDIEYQEIPDVVSLPGVVVGLILMTVLRLDGSATYAGSFFDSLLGILAGGGSMFLLGVIGELIFRKEALGGGDVKLMAMIGAFLGWKLVIVTFFMAPFFGSVAGLIMKFKFKKDIIPYGPYLALAAIISLIFGERIIGFYFGF; the protein is encoded by the coding sequence ATGGAATATCCGGCTGTTTTCCTTTTCGGGCTTATACTCGGAAGCTTCCTTAACGTATGTATATACCGTATACCGCTCAACAGGTCCATCGTGTGGCCTCCGTCCGCGTGCCCGTTCTGCGAGGAAAAGATAAAGTGGTATGATAACATCCCTGTGTTGAGCTACCTGGCGCTTGGAAGGAAATGCCGCGGGTGCGGCCACCCGATCTCGCCGCGATACGCTATAGTGGAGCTCCTGACCGCGTTTACGGGTATGGGGCTTCTTTCCATCTTTTCCCTCACCCCGGAGTTCTTCGTTTACTGGATATTTTCCGCGATGCTCATAATCGTGGTCTTTGTGGACATAGAATACCAGGAAATACCCGATGTTGTCAGCCTGCCGGGAGTGGTCGTCGGACTTATCCTGATGACCGTCTTGAGACTGGACGGTTCGGCGACGTACGCCGGGTCATTCTTTGATTCCCTCCTTGGAATACTGGCGGGAGGCGGAAGCATGTTCCTTTTGGGGGTCATAGGGGAACTTATATTCAGGAAAGAGGCCCTCGGGGGAGGCGACGTAAAATTAATGGCCATGATAGGCGCTTTTCTCGGATGGAAATTGGTCATAGTAACGTTCTTCATGGCGCCTTTTTTCGGGTCGGTGGCGGGGCTTATAATGAAGTTCAAGTTCAAGAAGGACATAATCCCGTACGGGCCATACCTGGCGCTTGCGGCGATCATTAGCCTTATATTCGGGGAGAGGATAATAGGGTTCTATTTCGGTTTCTGA
- a CDS encoding shikimate dehydrogenase encodes MDNDNGNGNGNGKMIYGLLGRKISYSLSPVMHNAAFRHFNIPAEYRIFDVEKSDLEVFYQDVISPTGNIKGFNVTVPYKMDFKEMIQMFSKHPEPLHEWAAVTGAVNTVKVEGDKLRGFNTDVQGFYDAISDIPDFDPVSARKIFIAGTGGAGRAICLFLAHMVLPSRIYVYDVVKERVESLAEDFGRYLGHMERMSEVFSGITSAGDVPSRIVECDLVINATPLGTKEGDRCPLPVDDIRDGAVVYDLVYARQTELVSRARARGLRAYNGESMLSNQAALSFNIWTDGDDDDLILTKKIMKDALMKELGRS; translated from the coding sequence ATGGACAACGACAACGGTAATGGCAACGGTAACGGCAAGATGATATACGGTCTTCTGGGCAGGAAGATAAGTTATTCGCTTTCACCTGTCATGCATAACGCGGCGTTCAGGCACTTTAACATTCCCGCCGAATACAGGATATTCGATGTGGAAAAGAGCGATCTTGAGGTCTTTTACCAGGATGTGATATCGCCTACGGGCAACATAAAAGGGTTCAACGTCACGGTCCCGTATAAAATGGATTTCAAGGAGATGATCCAGATGTTCTCCAAACACCCCGAACCTCTCCACGAATGGGCCGCCGTGACAGGCGCGGTCAACACGGTCAAGGTGGAAGGAGATAAGCTCAGGGGGTTCAACACGGATGTCCAGGGGTTCTATGACGCGATATCTGACATCCCGGATTTCGACCCGGTCTCGGCAAGGAAGATATTCATAGCCGGAACCGGCGGCGCCGGAAGGGCAATATGCCTTTTTCTGGCGCATATGGTACTACCGAGCCGGATATATGTATATGACGTGGTCAAGGAAAGGGTCGAAAGCCTGGCTGAGGATTTTGGCAGGTACCTCGGGCATATGGAACGGATGTCGGAAGTGTTCTCGGGGATAACCTCCGCGGGAGATGTCCCGTCAAGGATAGTCGAATGTGATCTTGTCATAAACGCGACACCACTTGGGACCAAAGAGGGAGATAGATGTCCTCTTCCCGTGGACGACATAAGGGACGGGGCTGTCGTATACGACCTTGTTTATGCCCGTCAGACGGAACTCGTGTCCAGGGCCAGGGCCCGGGGGCTCAGGGCGTACAACGGTGAGAGTATGCTTTCCAACCAGGCGGCCCTATCGTTCAACATATGGACCGATGGAGATGACGATGACCTTATCTTGACGAAGAAAATAATGAAAGACGCTTTAATGAAGGAATTGGGGAGGAGTTGA